In the Longimicrobiales bacterium genome, CTCGAGCCGTCACCCGGATTTCTGCGGTGAGATCGGCCAGGACCCTTGGCGCACCCTGCTCGGCGATCGACGTACATACACGATCGATGTGACTGAACAGGCTCACCGTCGCCCGCACACCCTCCGCGATCTCATTGAGGAGATCGCGGTAGCGCACAGCCATCCACGCATATTCGAGAGAAGCAGGCAGAGACCGACGATCATCGATTACGATGTTCGACTCGATGTACCTGCCGACCGCGTCCACCGCCGCCGGACTGAGTCTGACGAGATGCGGATGACGGATCAGGAATGTCACCGACTCCTGCATACGACGGATGTCGGCCACGTCCATCATTGGCCGCTCGAGCCGGCGCTTCAGCGCGGCACTTCCCGCCGCTGTTGATGTGTGGTCGATCAGGCCGAACAGACCGCCGCTACCGAATACGTCCAGGTCCTTCTGTGTGGTATTGTCGATGTGCACGGATCGCCTTCCGTCCGGGGACGCGCCGCCTGCTGCACCGCCATCGGCCAGCTCCGGATATGTTCACGCGACGTGGACGTATCCTTCTCCGGATCTGCCCGCGCGGCGTCGACTATTCCTGCGCTTCGTCCGTCGGCCTGACGGCCTTCGGTGTCGCCTTCGCTGCCCCGGCCGCTGGCTTCGCCGACTTCGTGCCGTTGCCCGCTTCGGCACGCGCACTCGCGTTCCTCATGCGCAGCGCCTTGCGCTTCCGGGCGGCGCGTTCCCACGTCTGCTTCCTCTTGGCCATTGTCCTGCTCCATCGTGTGGTCGTGACATCGCGGCCGCTCGTGCGACCTGCAGTGAAGCTACCGCAGAGTCGGCCGGCAGTCCATGAAGCCTGTGTCGCCGCGCGGGCTCGGTTCGAAGGTCACAATAGACCGCCTGCCGCCAGCCGTCACTCGGCGGCGTCCGGATCCAGGAGATGGCGGAAGAACCGCTCTGGTGCCTCCAGGAAGTCACGGGTAATGCGAAAATGCTCGGTATCCCGATACGCGATCGGCTCGAGGGCCTCGCCGTCGAAGCTCAGGATCGTCGCACCCGGGAACGCCATGAGGATCGGTGAATGGGTTGCAATGATGAACTGCGCGATACCCGATCGCGTCAGCTCGTGCAGAATGCCGAGGAACGCAAGCTGTCGCTGCGGCGACAGCGCGGCTTCCGGCTCATCGAGCAGGTACAGCCCGTTCTCGAACCGGTTCCGGAAGACCGCGAGAAACGCCTCGCCATGCGACTGCTCGTTGAGCGATTGACCGCCATACGCCCTGAACGTGCTCCCGACACTCTCCAGGTACGACGCGAAGTTGAAGAAAGTCTCCGCCCGCATGAAGAATCCGTCGTGCACCTTCAACCGCCAGGAGAGCCTGAGTGCGCGGCCGAGGTCGCGACCTTCGTCATCTTCCGGATATCGATGGTCCCTGTTGCCGCCCTTCGAACCGAAGCCTGCACCCCACGCGAGTGCCTCGAGCAGCGTCGATTTGCCGGAGCCATTCTCGCCGACGAAGAACGTGACCGGCGTGGTGATCCGGAGGTTCAATCCATTGCGCAGGAACGAGAGGTCGAACGGGAACGTATCGGGGACTGTCCGGTCCGCGTGGAGCTCGATGCCCGTGAGGAACGGAGTTCCGAACGTGGACCGCGGCCGGGATCTCATGGCACCGGCCAGGTTCGCTCGTCCATGATTCGGTCCAGCTCGCTCATCCGCTCTTCAGAGGCGGCGGCTGGCGGCCGCGATGTGATGGTGATTGTGATAGATCGTGAACAGCACCATCTCCCGCGCCGTGATCCTGCCGAGAATCGGATGCGGCAGCTGAACGCGGTCGAGGTCCCGCTCGGTCCACCGCTCGAGCGCGGACCGCAGCCTTTCGTTTGCTCGATACCAGCGCGAGAGCAGGCGCGTCCGGCGCACCATGGAGTCGTCCTCGTCGAAGCTCCCGCGGCCCGGCACGAACCGACCGGTTGCACCCGCGCCCTGCTCGAGACGTGCGCGGTAATCGTCTCGTAGCTGCTCGTATGTCCGCGAAGAGCGGCGCGGCCGTCCGAAGCGGAGTCGAAGCAGCCACCGCGGCATCTCGAAGCCTTCGGCAACCGCCTTCACCGCGGTGTTGAGATGCTCGAGGTGCTCGGCCGGCGTCCAGGCTGAGGACTCCCGGTGGACGAACTCGTCTCCGGACAGGGAGCCGAAGAACTCGCTCACGGCGCGCTCCGCTGCGACGAGCCCATCGATCAGCGTCGTGTGCGTGTATGGCGCGTCAGGTTCCACGATTCTTCGCAGGTCCGTGCGCGTGATCTGCGGATACCGATCGCTGTGATGAGAGCCGGGGTCGATAGCGATGCGAGGCAGTCGCCTTCCATCGTGACCCGCCATCCTGAACAGAGAGGTCCATGGTGATCAATCCGGTCTCATCCGCCCAGCCCAGCTGCTCGAGGTCGCTGGAGAAAACGCCGTGAGCCTCGAAGTAGCTGCGTTGCAGCGCCTGAAGCTCATCGAGACTGGACTGCAGCTGCGCCACAGGGCCGGGGCGCGTAAAGATCACGACGCCGCTTCGCTGCGCCTTCACCTGGTAGATTTCGTACAGCTCCGGAGCGCACATGATGTCGATGCTCTCCACCTGCTCCGCCTCGAGCTGCCGCATGACATCCGCGTCCGCCGCGTCGCCATCAAGGACGAACGCGGGCTCCGGCGCGTCCCGGAACAGCACCGGCATCGTGCATTTGCGAGGCGACGCAGGCCAGGTTGCCGCGAAACCGGCCAGGACCATCACCGCAGGAAGCCACAAAGTTGCTTTCATGGCAACTCCCTTTCGACGAACGGCGTTCCGGTCAGGGGGAAGGATGGATATCTCGCGATGCTATGTGTCAGATCCGGCACTGGTGATACGATACCGCACCAGCCACGGGACGTCGAGATCGTCGGGCACAGCCGCCCAGATGATCTCCCCATCGCTCCAGAGAGGTCGTGACTGCCCGCTGACCTGATGCGACTGCCGCGGGAGACCGACTCGACGAGCAAGACGCCATGGCAGTACCGTCTGCGCGTTACCAGGTCCATCTGAAAGAAGCCAGGAGCGGCACTGCTGCCAGCACGACCTGGCTGCGACCTGCCTCCTCCGCAACACGGCCAAAGTAGATACGAGGCCCTACACGAACCGCGCCGATCCGGTACCGGACATCTGCGGAGGCGCCGGTGAAGATCGTTTCGAACTCGGTTGGCGGATGGTAGAACCACCCGACGCGCAACGCACCTTCGATCTCCGTTCGCGCACCGACCTGACCGCGCATGAAAGCGGAGCCACTGAGCAGTTCAGCGAACAGGCGGATGTCGTCGTCGCCAGTGAGCTCGCCGGAGGTAAACATGACGCCGGTCGTGGCTCCACCGCCCACGGCCACACCAAGTGCGACTCGCGGTGATGTCTGCTTCGAATATGCGAGCGACGCACCTAGCACTGCCAGATCGATCGAGATGCCATTGGGGCCGAAGCTCTCTGCGCCGTCCGGTGCGGGGAACCAGCGCTGCTGTGCGGCAGCGTCCGCGACCGTGGCGGCATTCAAGCCGATCAGCATTACAACCATGCCGCGTCGCTTTATCAGCCTTGCCTCCGCAGGACCACTTGCGCAGCCGTTGAGGATAGGTGCGACAACTCAGCGACCGCGCGCAGCAGGAGTGCGGCCCTCATTGCCTGATGGCTGAGACCTGCCGAACAGCCGCGCGAGCAGTTCAGGCAGGGCGTGGAGGTGGTCGACATGGTCGGGCGCCGAGTTGCCTGCGTATCCAAGTACCTCGAACCCGCCCGCCTGAACCCGACTCAGCTGCTGCATGCCTCGCGGCCCCCACTCCAGAACTGCGGTTCGTTTGAGTCCCAGCTCGTTCAGCAGCCAGTCGGCTGTCTCGGTTGTGCTGGCAAACGTACCGGGAAAAATCTCGGAGTGCGTGATGAGGAACCTCCTGTCCCCCGAGATCGCTGCACGGGCGAACGCAGCGAACTCTGCGAGGTTGCGAGTATCCAGGCTGCCGCTGTCCGCGAGCACCGTTCCAGCCGGCACATACGACGTGTGCATGCCATCGAGAAGGAGCACCGACGACACGGGAGC is a window encoding:
- a CDS encoding DinB family protein, with product MEPDAPYTHTTLIDGLVAAERAVSEFFGSLSGDEFVHRESSAWTPAEHLEHLNTAVKAVAEGFEMPRWLLRLRFGRPRRSSRTYEQLRDDYRARLEQGAGATGRFVPGRGSFDEDDSMVRRTRLLSRWYRANERLRSALERWTERDLDRVQLPHPILGRITAREMVLFTIYHNHHHIAAASRRL
- a CDS encoding AAA family ATPase → MRSRPRSTFGTPFLTGIELHADRTVPDTFPFDLSFLRNGLNLRITTPVTFFVGENGSGKSTLLEALAWGAGFGSKGGNRDHRYPEDDEGRDLGRALRLSWRLKVHDGFFMRAETFFNFASYLESVGSTFRAYGGQSLNEQSHGEAFLAVFRNRFENGLYLLDEPEAALSPQRQLAFLGILHELTRSGIAQFIIATHSPILMAFPGATILSFDGEALEPIAYRDTEHFRITRDFLEAPERFFRHLLDPDAAE